TTGCTGGCGTTGGTGATGGTGAGATTGGTCGCCAGGGCCGCGGTGGTCTCGGTGAGATTGGCGACGGTGCCGGCGGGTTTGTAGGGGATGCTGGCCGCTGCGGGAGCAGTGGTGATTTGGCCGAGTGCACCTACATCGCCGGAGGTCCGGCGTGGATCGAAGGGCGTGATTTCGTTTCCGCTCACGAGCCAGTTGAGCAGGCGTGCAGGAGATCCGGTATTGCGACGGGGATCTGCCGCGTTGGTGGTATCCACCATGATGTTGGTGGGCGATGTAAGAGCGGTCGCGATGGATTCGGGCGTGGCGGTGTAGTCGCCGGCAACGGAGCTGCCGTATACGCCGACCCACTGGGAATTGTTCTGGCCCGGTGTGTTTTCCAGGTCGGCGCGGGCGGTGGTGCGTTGGTCGGGGCCGGCGTATTTCTGGAGCTGGCCGACGGCGATGTTGAGCGCCATGAGTGCGTTCTGGCGGGCTTGCGAGAGCTGCTGGTTGTTGGACGCAACCTGGGTTTCCACGCGCGTGAGCGACGCGAGCGAAACGAGCAGCAGGACGAGAAAGGCCAGGAGGGTGATCGTGATGAGCAGCGCAAAGCCGCGCTCACGACGGGCGACGGAATTTGAGGGGATGCGATTCATTACGGGCGGACTTTGGGGTGACGTCTGGCGCGGTCTTAGAGGACGGGGGCGGGGGCGTAAAAATCCACGCCGGCGCTCTCGAAGTAGGAAACGAGAGCGGGTCCTTTCACCCAGCGCACGGAACCATCGGCGTGGGCGGCGTTCTGGCCCTGCACCGAGCCGGTGACAGGTTCGGGATCGGAGTGGCCGTAGCTGCGACCGGCGGACCGGTAGGTGAGACAAGTCCAGAGAGGGAAATTATCTGGCACGTTGCTGCGCTGTTTGAGCACGTTTGGGGTGCCGGCCCCGAAACCGGCAACGATCGCAGCTTTGAGCGGTAGATTTCCGAAGTAGGAATAAGTAACGTAATTCGCGGTCGTGCCAGTAGCGGCGTAGCCCGGGGTCTCGGTGCTGCGCCACGCTTTTAGGGGGCCGGGGCAGAACATGATTCCATCCTTCGGCGGGTTGCCGAGATACGGGCTGAAAGCGTCCCAGTCGGCGGAAATAAATGCGTGCGGAAACGGGTAAATCACACTGCCGGCGGGCCGCAGAGGGATGGAGCCGCGATTATCGTTGGCGTAGGTCAGCGTGCCCACGGCGAGCTGATGGAGATTGCTGGCGCACGTGGATTTGGCGGCCGACTCCTTCACCTTGCCGACGACGGGGATGAGAATCGATGCGAGGATGCCGATGATGGCGATGACGGTAAGTAACTCGATGAGCGTGAAACCTGCACGGGCGGACGGGGTGGTGGGGTAGTTGTGGCGTTTCATGACGGGGGTAGAGGGGTGGGGCCGCAGGAGGAATTTAACCCACCTGCGGCGAGTGCTCAAACGAAGGATATCGGTTCTTTAGAGGCGGCTCTTGAGCTGCCAGGCGCGGGTGTAGTCTACATCCATGACAGCAGGGAGGTTGGCATCATCGACATTCTTGGTGGCCCAGCCGCCCATCTGGACGTTGAACTTCAAGTAGGCGGGGACGTTGCTGACGCGGTCGTTGATCTGCTCGGCGGTTTTCTTGCCGTCGACATACCAGGTGAGTTTACCCGGTTCCCAGAGGAGGCCAAAGACGTGGTAACCATCGGGCGTGGGGCCGTAGTAAATTTGCGAGGTGCCCCATTGTTTGTGGTCGGAGCCGTAGCCGTCCCAGTGGGTGGCGACGCTGTTGCGGCCGGGGCCCCACTCGGAGAGGATTTCCATGATGTCGATTTCCATGGCGCCCTTGCCGGTGTCGCGGCGGCGCCAGGTGTCGAGGCCGGAGGCGGCTCCACGGTCGGGCATCATCCAATAGGCGGGCCAGAGACCGCGGACGTAGGGGACTTTGATGCGTGCTTCGAAGTATCCATAAAGTTGCGACCACTTGTTGTAGCTTTGGATGAGGCCGGAGCTGTAGGCACGGGTGCCGAGCTTGGGGTCGTTGTTTTCGTGGCCGAACTTCTTCTCGACTTTGAATGTGGCGACACCGTTGGCGACCGTGACGTTTTCCGGGACGTAATGTTGCAACTGGCCGGGCTGCGGGCCGTCCCACGGGAAGCGCGGGGTCCAGAGTTTTTCGTTCAGCTGGGTGCCGTCGAAGTTTTCATCGAGGGTCTTGACCCATTCGCCGGGGAGATCGGCGGGCGGGCGCTGGCCGAGCCAGGCGGGGAGAACAGCCGGTGTGTTGCGATCCTCGGGCTTGGTGAAGGAAAGTTTGTTGGCGGCGTCGGATGGGCTGCCAGAGGCCTTCAAGTTGTCGAGGACGAGCGTGGTGGCGGTCTTCGGGCGGACGATGAAGATCTGGATCGCGGAGATTCGCGCGGGATTGAGCGGGAAGGCGGGGGCGCCGTTCTGCTGGCCAAAGGTGAGCTTGAGGATCTTGGTTTCGCCGGGATTGAAGACGGTGTTTTCGGTGTTCCACGGTTCGGCTTTCCAGTCGCCGGGGTTGTCGGCGCGGAGGAATACGGTGACCTTTTTGTCGTTGGCGTTGGTGACGCTCACTTCGATGGCGCTGAAGGCGGAGAGATTCCAGCCGCCCTTCGGAATGGGGAACTGGATGTTGGGATAGTTGGAGCCGGCCTCGAAGGTGACCTTGACTTTGCCGGCTTCGATGACGGCGGAGGAATCGGAGTGGTTGAAGCCGGCGAGTTTGTTTTTCGCGAGGTCGAGGAGTTCACCGCCGATGGAAGGCGAGAACGTGGCGTCCTGACCGGCGGCGACGGGTGTGGCCGAAGCGGTCTCCACGGAGGCAGTGGCGGAGGCGGTGCCGAACGGGGCGAGGTTGCTGATGAGGAGGGCCGCGTCGGCCTTGGGCTTCTCGACGTAAAGCTTGAGGACGTTCACGCGCGAGGAGTCGAGGGCGTATCCGGTCTTTCCATACGACTGGCCGAAGGTGACCTTGAGGGTCTTGGTTTCCCCGGGGGCGATCCAGACGTTGCCGGTGTTCCAGGGATTCTGGCGCCAGTCGCCGGGGTTGCCGGCGCGGAGGGCGACGTTGACGCGGGACTGGCCGGCGTTGGTGACGGTGGCCTGCACGCCGGCGAAACCGGTGAGGTTGAGCTGTCCGCCGGTGAGCGGGTAGTCGAAGCCGGGATAGTCACCGCCATTGGGGAAGGTGAGCTTGAGGGCGGGGGCGCCGGAGGACGCGTCGAATGCGAGGGCCGGGGCCTGCTCGGTCTTGATGGAGGCGATGTTGGCGGCGGTGGGCGTGAAGATCACGGCGCCGGCGGGAACCGCGGCGGACGTGGCCGCGGGTGAGGTCGAGGTGGTGGCGGCAGGGGCGACCGCCGGCGTGCCGGTGCCGAAGGGGGCGATGTTTTTAACGAGGATGACTGCGTCGGCCTTGGGCTTTTCGACGAAGAGCTTGAGGTTGCTCACGCGAGCGGCATCGAGGGCGTATCCGGCGCGTCCATACGACTGGCCGAAGGTGACCTTGACGATCTTGGTTTCGCCGGCGGCGATCCAGACGTTGTTGGTGTTCCAAGGTTGTTTGCGCCAGTCGCCGGGGTTGTCGGCGCGGAGGTTCACGTTGAGGCGGGACGGGCCGGTGTTGGTGATCTCGGCCTGGACGCCGGCGAAGGCGGAGAGGTTGGCGGTGCCGCCGGCGAGGGGCAGGTCAAGGCCCGGGTAATCGCCGCCATTGGGGAAGGACACTTTGAGTGCGGAACCCTCCAGCGAGAGGACGGGGTCCTTCTCGGTTTTGATGGTGGCGATGCTGGCGGCCGTGGGCGTGAACAGATCGGAGGCGGCGGTCGCGGAAAGGGTGGCTGCCAGGGTAAGCAAGGCGGCGCAGAACGGACGGAAGGAGGTAAAGCGTTTCATTAAAAAAGGGGAGGGGTTTTAGACGGAAGCGGTCGTGAGCGAGGCGGTTTCGCCGACGTTGGACGCGGTCGTAAAAGGGGTGGCGGAGGAAGGCGTGTTGTAAAGGTTGGCGCCGTTGGTGCGGATGACCTCGCGATACCAGTGGGCCGAGTCTTTGAGTGTGCGCACTTGGGTCGCGTAGTCGACGTGAACGAGACCGAAGCGGTGCTTGTAGCCCTCGGCCCATTCGAAGTTGTCCATGATCGACCAATGGAAATAGCCCTGCACGTCCACGCCCTCGTCGATGGCCTTGTCGAGACCGAGGAGATAGCGGTGGAGGAAGTCGATGCGGTGCGAATCGTGGACCTTGCCATCGAGCGACACCCAGTCGGGCATGGTGAGACCGTTTTCGGTGATGACGATGGGGAGCTTGTAACGCTCGGCGAGGAACTTGGTGCCCCAGTAAAGTGCGCTGTCGGTGCGCTTCCACAGAAAGTGCGTGTGGGGGAATCCTGGATCGAGCTGGACGGTCTCGGGCTCGCCATTGGCGCCGGCTTTGGTGGGGGTGGCGTGGTAGATATTGCAGCCGTAGAAATCGAGCGGCTGCTTGATGATGTCGAAATCGGCATCCTTGAACTTCGGGGCGTTTTTGCCGTAGGCCTTCAAGCCCTGCTCGGGATAGGAGCCGAGCACGGGGGCGTCGCCCCACCAGCGGTTGTTCCAGCAATGGCCGTCCCACACGGTGTCCATCGCGGCGTTGGCTGCGGCGACATCGGCGGCGGAGTCTGTAACCGGATAGTTGATACAACCGACGGGGGCCCAGCCGATGACCGGCGTGGTCTTGGCGCGGGCGCGGATGGTCTGCACCGAGCGACCATGGGCGAGCAAGGCGTGGTGGCCGGCTTGCAAGACCTCGTGGAGGCCTAGCTTGAGGCCGGGTGCGTGTTCACCGTGGAGATGGCCGAGACCGATGAAGCATTGCGGCTCGTTGAGGGTGATCCAGTGCGAGACGCGGTCGGAGAGACGGTCGACGACGACGGCGGTGTAGTCGGCAAACCACTGGGCGCTGTCGGGATTCAGCCAGCCGCCGCGCATGAAAAGATCGTAGGGGAAATCCCAGTGAAACAGTGTAACCCAAGGTTGGATACGCGCGGCGAGCAGCTCGTCGACGAGGCGATCGTAAAAAGCGAGGCCGGCTTCGTTGACTTTGCCGGTGCCGCTGGGCAGGACGCGGGGCCAGGAAACGGAGAGGCGGTAGGCCTGCAGGCCCATCTGCGACATCATGGCGACGTCGTCCTTGTAACGATTGTAGTGGTCGCACGCGACGTCGCCGGTGTGGCCTTCCCAGATGCGGCCCTTTTGGTGTGAGACCATGTCCCAGACGGACGCGCCTTTGCCGTCGGACTGCCAGGCGCCTTCGATTTGGTAGGAGGCCGCGGCGGCGCCCCAGGTGAAGTTGGATGGGAAGGATGAACTCATGGGAAAGTAAATGGGGGCGGCGGCAGCCGGGGAGGGGAAGAGAGCGGGGTGGCTCGGGCATGAACATAGCACCAATGAAGGAATAGGGGTTAGCCGTCTGCTGATGCAGAATGTGTCATTTGCCGATGCGTTTGCGCCGGCAATGAGGGAAGATTTCCTCGCTTTTAGTCGGGTTTTGACCATCAAGGCCGGGGAACTCGCTGATCGCTTACCTCTTTCGCGGCAGTGCAGTTTCTTGCGAATCCTTACCCTGCATGAGTTTTCCGGATAAATTTTCCTGGGGCGCGGTGACGTCGGCCTATCAAATCGAAGGTGCGTGGGAGGCCGACGGCAAAGGTCCCTCGGTGTGGGATATGTTCACGCGTCGCCGCGGACATGTGTGGGACGGCCAGACCGGCCAGGTGGCGTGCGACCACTACAATCACTACAAAGGGGACGTGGCCCTCATGGCGCAAATGGGGCTCAACGCCTACCGCTTTTCGGTGTGCTGGCCGCGTGTGATGCCGTCGGGCACGGGCGCGGTGAACGAGGCGGGCCTGGCCTTCTATGACCGGTTGGTGGATGAGTTGCTCGCCGCCGGGGTGCAACCGTGGGTGACGCTGTTTCACTGGGATTTTCCCTATCAACTTTTTTTGCGCGGCGGCTGGCTGAATCCGGAGAGCCCAGCCTGGTTTGCCAAATACACGGCGGCGGTCGTGGACCGGCTGTCGGACCGGGTGACGCATTGGGTGACCCTCAACGAGCCGCAATGCTTCATTGGCCTCGGTCACGCGAGTGGCGAGCATGCTCCCGGTTTAAAACTCGATCTGCCCGAGGTGCTGCTCGCGGGACATCATGCCTTGCTGGCGCACGGGCGTGCGGTGGAAGTGATCCGCGAGCGTGCGAAAAAGAAACCGATCGTGGGTTGGTCGCCGGCGGGCACGATTTATTATCCGGCGACGGAAAGCTCGGAGGATATCGCGGCCGCGCGCGTCGCGACCAACTCGGTGTGGCCCGACGGTGTGTGGAACAACCGCTGGTGGGGCGATCCCGTGGTGTTTGGTAATTATCCGGAGGAAGGCTTGCGCGTTTACGGCGCGGCGGCACCGCGTGCGACGAAGGCGGATTTCAAAATCATCCAGCAGCCGATTGATTTTTACGGGTGCAATATTTTCCAAGGCGAGGCGATCAAGGCGGGTCCGGGTGGCGCGCCCACGCTGGCACCGCTGCCGCCCGGGCATCCGCGCACGCTCTATCTGTGGAGCCAGACGCCCGAGGCGCTTTATTGGGGGCCGAAATTTTTGGCGGAAACTTACAAGCTGCCGATCGTCATCACCGAGTGCGGCATGTCGAATTGCGACATGGTGGGCCATGACGGACGCGTGCATGACCAGGTGCGAATCGAGTTCATGATCAGCTACCTGTTGCAACTGCGCCGGGCGCTCGCCGAGGGCATCGACGTGCGCGGTTATTTCAACTGGTCGCTGATGGATAATTTCGAATGGCAGGAAGGTTATAAACACCGCTTCGGCCTGATCCATGTCGATTACGCGACGCAGCGGCGCACGTTGAAAGATTCGGCGCATTGGTTCCGCGAGGTCATCGTGTCGAATGGTGCGGCGCTGGAAAAATACGTGCCGGACGCAGGCCCGCCGCAGCCCTACGTGATCCAGGAAACCATGCGTTATGTCGCCGCGCATGTAGGCGAGTCATTCAACATCAAAGATCTTGCCGCGCACCTACGCTGCCATCCGGATTTCCTGAGCCGCAAATTCAAACAGCAAGTGGGTGAAGACCTGAGTGCGTATATCCGGCGCGTTCGTATCGATCATGCGCGCGAGCTCTTGAAGCAGTCCGGCTCGCTGATCGATGACGTGGCGGAGAAGTCGGGCTTCTCCGATCGCATTCATTTCACGAAGGTGTTTCGCCGCGTCACGGGGCAGACGCCCGGACAGTTTCAACGGCAATTCCGCGCGGGTGTGGGCGAACGGGCCGGCGTGGTCGCGGACCCGCGTTTGAAGTCGAAGAACCCGCGCTCGGCCACGGGTGCGTGAGAGGCCCGCGTGATCGGGATGGAGTGAGCGGACATTAAAAAGCCCCGGTTCTCGCGAGCGAGAGTCGGGGCTTTGTTAGCGACCGGTGATGAGACCGGGCGAAGGGGGGGAATTAGCGACGACGACGGGAGAGCACGAAACCGAGAGCACCAAGACCGCCGAGGAGCGCGTAGGTGGACGGTTCGGGAACGGCGGAAGTGGTGAGGACGAGATTATCAACAGAGGTCATCACATTATTTCCGCCTGTGCCTAAGCGTAGAGCTACTGAAGTGCCGCCAAAAGTCGGAGTGGAATCCGAGATCGTTCCAAATGCTCCGATGATGCTAGAGTTGGACGAGTCTAGAATTGAGCCAGTGAAACCAATGCTAG
This window of the Rariglobus hedericola genome carries:
- a CDS encoding glycoside hydrolase family 16 protein; this encodes MKRFTSFRPFCAALLTLAATLSATAASDLFTPTAASIATIKTEKDPVLSLEGSALKVSFPNGGDYPGLDLPLAGGTANLSAFAGVQAEITNTGPSRLNVNLRADNPGDWRKQPWNTNNVWIAAGETKIVKVTFGQSYGRAGYALDAARVSNLKLFVEKPKADAVILVKNIAPFGTGTPAVAPAATTSTSPAATSAAVPAGAVIFTPTAANIASIKTEQAPALAFDASSGAPALKLTFPNGGDYPGFDYPLTGGQLNLTGFAGVQATVTNAGQSRVNVALRAGNPGDWRQNPWNTGNVWIAPGETKTLKVTFGQSYGKTGYALDSSRVNVLKLYVEKPKADAALLISNLAPFGTASATASVETASATPVAAGQDATFSPSIGGELLDLAKNKLAGFNHSDSSAVIEAGKVKVTFEAGSNYPNIQFPIPKGGWNLSAFSAIEVSVTNANDKKVTVFLRADNPGDWKAEPWNTENTVFNPGETKILKLTFGQQNGAPAFPLNPARISAIQIFIVRPKTATTLVLDNLKASGSPSDAANKLSFTKPEDRNTPAVLPAWLGQRPPADLPGEWVKTLDENFDGTQLNEKLWTPRFPWDGPQPGQLQHYVPENVTVANGVATFKVEKKFGHENNDPKLGTRAYSSGLIQSYNKWSQLYGYFEARIKVPYVRGLWPAYWMMPDRGAASGLDTWRRRDTGKGAMEIDIMEILSEWGPGRNSVATHWDGYGSDHKQWGTSQIYYGPTPDGYHVFGLLWEPGKLTWYVDGKKTAEQINDRVSNVPAYLKFNVQMGGWATKNVDDANLPAVMDVDYTRAWQLKSRL
- a CDS encoding type II secretion system protein, which codes for MKRHNYPTTPSARAGFTLIELLTVIAIIGILASILIPVVGKVKESAAKSTCASNLHQLAVGTLTYANDNRGSIPLRPAGSVIYPFPHAFISADWDAFSPYLGNPPKDGIMFCPGPLKAWRSTETPGYAATGTTANYVTYSYFGNLPLKAAIVAGFGAGTPNVLKQRSNVPDNFPLWTCLTYRSAGRSYGHSDPEPVTGSVQGQNAAHADGSVRWVKGPALVSYFESAGVDFYAPAPVL
- a CDS encoding GH1 family beta-glucosidase, which produces MSFPDKFSWGAVTSAYQIEGAWEADGKGPSVWDMFTRRRGHVWDGQTGQVACDHYNHYKGDVALMAQMGLNAYRFSVCWPRVMPSGTGAVNEAGLAFYDRLVDELLAAGVQPWVTLFHWDFPYQLFLRGGWLNPESPAWFAKYTAAVVDRLSDRVTHWVTLNEPQCFIGLGHASGEHAPGLKLDLPEVLLAGHHALLAHGRAVEVIRERAKKKPIVGWSPAGTIYYPATESSEDIAAARVATNSVWPDGVWNNRWWGDPVVFGNYPEEGLRVYGAAAPRATKADFKIIQQPIDFYGCNIFQGEAIKAGPGGAPTLAPLPPGHPRTLYLWSQTPEALYWGPKFLAETYKLPIVITECGMSNCDMVGHDGRVHDQVRIEFMISYLLQLRRALAEGIDVRGYFNWSLMDNFEWQEGYKHRFGLIHVDYATQRRTLKDSAHWFREVIVSNGAALEKYVPDAGPPQPYVIQETMRYVAAHVGESFNIKDLAAHLRCHPDFLSRKFKQQVGEDLSAYIRRVRIDHARELLKQSGSLIDDVAEKSGFSDRIHFTKVFRRVTGQTPGQFQRQFRAGVGERAGVVADPRLKSKNPRSATGA
- a CDS encoding GH1 family beta-glucosidase, whose product is MSSSFPSNFTWGAAAASYQIEGAWQSDGKGASVWDMVSHQKGRIWEGHTGDVACDHYNRYKDDVAMMSQMGLQAYRLSVSWPRVLPSGTGKVNEAGLAFYDRLVDELLAARIQPWVTLFHWDFPYDLFMRGGWLNPDSAQWFADYTAVVVDRLSDRVSHWITLNEPQCFIGLGHLHGEHAPGLKLGLHEVLQAGHHALLAHGRSVQTIRARAKTTPVIGWAPVGCINYPVTDSAADVAAANAAMDTVWDGHCWNNRWWGDAPVLGSYPEQGLKAYGKNAPKFKDADFDIIKQPLDFYGCNIYHATPTKAGANGEPETVQLDPGFPHTHFLWKRTDSALYWGTKFLAERYKLPIVITENGLTMPDWVSLDGKVHDSHRIDFLHRYLLGLDKAIDEGVDVQGYFHWSIMDNFEWAEGYKHRFGLVHVDYATQVRTLKDSAHWYREVIRTNGANLYNTPSSATPFTTASNVGETASLTTASV